A single region of the Asterias amurensis chromosome 19, ASM3211899v1 genome encodes:
- the LOC139951842 gene encoding putative nuclease HARBI1, producing the protein MAALLRRRRHVEENQRNYPIQRQRRVFRDRQNPLELFTPVQIWARYRFRPATIVGLAQALSAELEYPTDNNHALPPLLQVCLALRYLSSGTFAIVVGDTCPVVSPPTAWRAIDHTVRAINRVLGIRIKFPDPQDQISLQALQQGFFKIAGKIIIGGFLESLLIGKMRVYGFEHYLQNCSILLIGFPNVTGAVDCTHVRVEPPSELRNEFVNRKGYTSLNCQMVCDHRKRFTDVVVKFPGAAHDSRVWRESSLGVAMEAGRWPHCLILGDSGYYQRVFLMAPYPNPATEQETDYNTVHAVTRSLIEQTFGITKRFALMKTGTRVRSMGKAAGEILACCILHNYGIDEGDLMPEEANNESDDPEGILRLDYRGAGTDTALGQAMRDRLATSISRHRRQLNAQ; encoded by the exons ATGGCTGCCTTACTGCGGAGGAGACGTCACGTTGAAGAAAATCAGCGAAATTATCCCATTCAAAGACAAAGGCGGGTTTTTCGAGACAGACAAAACCCCCTCGAGCTGTTTACTCCCGTTCAAATTTGGGCGCGGTACAGATTTCGCCCGGCAACTATTGTAGGACTTGCCCAAGCATTATCGGCTGAATTGGAATATCCAACTGACAACAACCACGCACTGCCACCCCTACTTCAAGTGTGCCTCGCATTGCGGTACCTGTCCTCGGGGACTTTTGCCATTGTTGTTGGCGACACATGCCCCGTGGTTAGCCCCCCGACGGCTTGGCGAGCCATAGATCACACCGTCAGAGCCATCAATCGCGTTCTTGGGATTCGAATAAAGTTCCCAGATCCCCAAGATCAAATCTCCCTACAGGCATTACAACAGGGCTTCTTCAAAATTGCCGGTAAGATAATAATTGGTGGGTTTCTTGAATCATTATTAATTGGTAAAATGAGGGTGTA TGGGTTTGAACATTATTTGCAAAATTGTTCCATTTTATTGATAGGATTTCCCAATGTCACTGGAGCCGTGGACTGCACCCATGTTCGTGTTGAACCCCCTTCCGAGTTGAGAAATGAGTTTGTCAACAGAAAGGGATACACATCCCTCAACTGCCAG ATGGTATGTGACCACCGCAAGCGGTTCACAGACGTAGTAGTCAAATTCCCCGGTGCTGCCCATGATAGCAGAGTTTGGCGGGAAAGTTCTCTGGGCGTGGCAATGGAAGCTG gcAGATGGCCACATTGTCTAATCTTGGGAGATTCTGGCTATTACCAGAGGGTTTTTCTCATGGCTCCCTACCCAAACCCAGCAACAGAGCAAGAAACGGACTACAATACTGTGCATGCCGTAACAAG ATCACTCATTGAGCAGACCTTCGGCATAACTAAAAGGTttgccttgatgaaaacaggcaCCAGGGTTCGCTCGATGGGCAAGGCCGCCGGTGAAATCCTTGCATGCTGTATACTCCACAACTATGGGATAGATGAAG GTGACCTCATGCCTGAGGAGGCTAACAATGAGAGCGATGACCCAGAGGGTATTCTGCGTCTGGATTACAGAGGAGCAGGGACTGACACGGCACTTGGGCAGGCAATGAGAGATCGACTAGCTACATCCATCTCCAGACATCGCAGACAACTAAATGCACAGTGA